From one Montipora capricornis isolate CH-2021 chromosome 10, ASM3666992v2, whole genome shotgun sequence genomic stretch:
- the LOC138020674 gene encoding integrase/recombinase xerD homolog, whose protein sequence is MAKVGILQDGRSSHPSQASSHRAVYHGSVPRGPPERTGISSIEGLFYSIRWAHKLAGIECCPTNHPLVKSSLEGDRRKMGRPSKPKEPLPINLLQVITEHYSSSGSLAHIRFLFILLVGFTGFFRIDELLAMKLGDITLFTDRMCIFVPKRKNNQIREGHTSVIATSGKLTCPVSVTERLVSFLPEPRNPHCPLIRRIVKSGEHFHESIGINISLFRLEFKKLVGPFVHDVSIFGTHSIKSGAASHPACRAINEIFLEKHAGWKCPKTKKRYVKHEAKDLLNVTKIMGL, encoded by the exons ATGGCGAAGGTGGGCATCCTCCAAGATGGGCGTTCCAGTCATCCCAGCCAAGCCTCTTCACATCGCGCTGTTTATCACGGATCTGTGCCAAGAGGCCCTCCGGAAAGGACGGGAATCTCATCAATTGAAGGTCTGTTCTACAGTATACGTTGGGCTCACAAGCTGGCGGGCATTGAGTGCTGTCCTACTAACCACCCTTTGGTTAAATCGTCGCTGGAAGGTGACAGAAGGAAGATGGGTAGACCAAGCAAACCAAAAGAACCGCTTCCCATTAACTTGTTGCAAGTTATTACCGAGCATTATAGCTCCAGCGGGTCATTGGCCCatattcgttttttatttatattactGGTTGGTTTCACCGGTTTTTTCCGGATTGACGAATTATTAGCCATGAAACTCGGAGATATTACTTTATTTACGGATCGAATGTGTATTTTTGTGCCGAAAAGAAAGAATAATCAAATCAGAGAGGGTCATACCTCGGTCATAGCTACATCGGGAAAATTAACTTGTCCTGTATCAGTCACTGAGAGGTTAGTTAGTTTTTTACCAGAGCCTAGGAATCCTCATTGTCCTTTGATTAGACGCATTGTTAAGTCAGGCGAGCATTTTCATGAAAGCATCGGTATTAACATAAGCCTTTTTC GGCTAGAATTTAAGAAGCTTGTTGGTCCTTTTGTTCACGATGTTTCCATTTTCGGGACACATAGTATCAAATCAGGGGCAGCTTCACATCCTGCCTGTAGAGCTATCAATGAGATATTTTTAGAGAAGCATGCTGGTTGGAAATGTCCTAAGACAAAGAAGCGATACGTCAAGCATGAAGCTAAAGACTTGTTAAATGTGACCAAAATAATGGGCTTGTAG